TTCTTCCTCTTCACTTAGTTTACTCAGATAACCATTGGCTCCTGCTTTTATAAACTTGAGTGCATACAGGTCTTCTTCAAGTCCTGTAAAAATAAGAATCTTGAGATCCGGATTTGCACTTTTCATTTGTGGTAAAATATGCAGACTGTTTCCTTCGGGAAAATGGGCATCAATAATGGCCATTTCAATTTCCTTTGTCTCTATCAGCTCTACGGCTTGCTGTAAAGAAGAAGTATGGTATACTTTAGCATTAGGAGCAATATCACTAATAACGATCTCCATTCCCTGTCTTACGATACTGTGATCATCTGCTAAAAGGAATATGATTTCCCTGTTTTCAATTGGCATTTCCATTATTTATTATTGATATTTAAATTGATTCTGAATGTCACCTGCGTTCCTTTATGTAACTTACTGGAAACCGAAATCTCTCCATCAAACAATTCTACAATTTCCTTAACAAGGTTCAGCCCTAATCCTACACCTAGATTATCTACCTCATCTGAAACGGTTCCCTGATAATAAGGATCAAAAATCTTTTTCAGATCAGATTCCGAGATTCCTACTCCGGTATCTCCTACTGTTGTAATCAAGGTAATTTTATCATTTCCTAAAGGTTCCGTCGTCATGACAAGATCTACCTTCCCGTTTTCTGTATACTTATTCGCATTGCCCAGAATATTCATAAAAATCTGGTTAATTCTGATATTGTCTGAAAATACAACAACTCCTTCAGGAATTCTGTCTGTTACGGCAAACTTATTGTTCCGGGTTTCCAGATAAGGAGAAATAACCTTTACAATAGAACCGATTTCCTCTTTAAGATTAAAGACAGACTTAATCAGTTTCTTCTCGGCATCCTGATTCTTTGTGTACTCCAGGATCTGGTTAGATTGCAGAAGCAGCGTGCTGTTGGTAAATTTAATCGACTTTAGATAATCTTTGATTGTCTCATCACTTGTTGATCTGTAAATCTTATCAATAAAAATATTAATGATCTTCAGCGGAGATCTTAAATCGTGGCTTAGCATCCCCAATATTCTGTTCTTGAAATTCAGATTATTTTTAATTTCTTTATTGGCAGCATCAAGTTTCCTTTCATAGATGAAGGCAACCCTTGTAAAGTACATAATCAGAATGGATACAATGAACATTAAAACCATTAGCCCAAGCACAAGATATCTTCTGATTTTATTATTGTCGGAGCTTTGCTTGGTATATTCTTTTTCAAGTTCAGATTTGAAATCTTTAATGGCATTTTCATACACATCAATCAAACTATTACTGTATACCAATAGTTTACTGAAATTGCTGTAAAACTGTATATTTTCATGCTGATTTTTGATCGCATATTGCTGCGCTTTCTTTACTTCCGCTGCATAATGTTTATCCATCGACTTTAAAGCCTTATCCATTTCAGTCTTTACATTGGAAATGTCTATGGTTTTATTATTCGTTAAAGTAATAACTGTACTTTCTTTCTGAATATTTACTTTTCCTGTGATAGCATCTTTCAAACGCCCCATGAAACCTTTCTTCTTGATCGTATCAGCATAGGTATGGGTCTGAACATTGAGATTTTCAAAGTCATTCTTATATTTTGCCGGCTCATACTGCTTATCCTCAATTTTTGTAGGGGGCTTCAAAGAAGTTTCGTATACAGAATCTATAAGGGATTTCAGCTTAGTTACCTTCAGGGTATCCATTTTCTTCTGGGCCAGGGTCTTTTTCAATCTTGGGCTTGTATTTTCATACTCCCCAATCTTATCAAAATTCTTTTTAAGCTTCCTCAATGATTCAAAATAAAGCTGCAGATCCTTATTATCCTGGCTCACCATGTATCTTTGAAGATGCTTCTGTGCATCTATGAAATCTTTTCTTGAATTATCGGTTAGTCCACCCAGAGCCCTGCTTTCCTCCAGCTGCGTCTTGATAAACTGCAACTTTTTCTCATTTACAAACTCATTGTAAAAAAATACTCCTATAATTACCTGTATTAACAAGATACATATAATCAACGAGTAATGAACAACCTTCCTCAATTTAAAATTTAAGAATTTATATTTCATATCTACTGCCAGGTAAATTAACCTTCTGTTTTTCTTAAGCCTCTTTTATTAGTCTTAAACAATATAATATTATTAATAAAAACTTAATAATCATCATATATTGTTCAATTAGCAAAGTTAAATTAATTTTCGTCTACTTAATAATATAAAATTTCTGATAAAAACAGGCAATTCAAGATCTAATTTACATCAAAAAGCCTATAAAACCTAAGCTTTTCATTAATGTAATTATTTTTTTTAGAATAGATGTAAAAAAAACACCCCTATCAAAAATATTTTGAGAGATGTTTTCATAGGGATTGGGACCTACAAATAATGGACAGAATTTTTAATAATTTAGGATTATTAAAGGGGTTTGAATTTCATCTTTTCATACGACATTCAACAACGTAGAATCTTTCTCACCAGCATCTTATTACTCCTCAGCCCATTTACGAAAAGCTGCAGAATTTCCCTGGCTTGTAATCAGATGATTTTGAAATCCTTTCATCTGGATAGCCAATGTATTCTTATTATACCGTTCCACTCTTTCAACATGTTGTTTGTGGACAAGCTGACTGCGGTTGATTCTGAAAAATTCTGAGGGATTGAGAAGTGCTTCTATATCCTTCAACGTAGATTCATTCAGTAAATGCTTCTTACCGAATATATCAACAGCGAAGATAATCCCCTCATCCGCTTCAAAAAAGACAATATCTTTCGTATTCAGAAAGTAAATCCCCCCATGAGAGTTGACTGTAAAACGTTTTTTAGACTCTTTCTCCAGTTGATTATTGCTTAGTAGCTGTTGAAGCTTAGTCAGTACCTCATTTTCTTTAAAATCTGATTTTTTAAACATTAAGAATTTATCCCACGCTTTTTTAAAACGGTCCTGAGTAAAGGGTTTTAAGAGATATTCAATCCCGTTGCTTTCAAACGCGTTCATCCAGAACTGATCGTATGCTGTGATAAAAATAATCGGGCAGGTAATACTGATCTGATCATAGATCTCAAAAGCATTTCCATCCAAAAGCTCAATATCTGAAAAAATCAGATCCATTGCTGAATTTTTCAGGACCTCCACGGCTGCTTCTACCGTATCAATTTCAGCGACCAGCTCCACTGGCAACTCCAACTCACTGATAAAGCGCTTTAATTTATTTCTGGCAGGGATTTCATCTTCAATAATAACAACTTTTATCATATTTTATTCCGGGATTATAGGAATTATAGCCGTGAATTCTGTTTCTGTTTTTACAATCTCCAATTTTTGATCGGTCAGTACCAAGTATTGTTCTTTAAGGTTATTCAAAGCTCTTCCTGAGATCCTTTTGACGCTTCGTTTAGGAATTATATTGTTAGTTACAGTGATACCATTTCTTACAGAAATAGTAATAAGAACAGGATTAGATTGACTTCCCAGATTATGCTTAACTGCATTTTCCAACAATATCTGCAGAGAAAGCGGAACTATATTTCCTGCTATATTTTCATGATCTATTTGCAATGCATAGGCATTTTCATATTTGTACCATATCAGGTTAAAATATTTTTCAACGAAAGCCAATTCTTCCTTTATTGAAACTAGCTTTTTATCAGAAGCCTCCAAAACATACCGGTAGATTTCTGCAAATTCATTTAGAAAATCGGAAGCCTTATGCTTATCTTCTTCTATCAACTGATCCAAAATATTAAGGTTATTGAACAGAAAATGAGGATTAAGCTGGGTCTTCAGCTGATTGATCTTATTTTCGGACAACGCATGCTCATACAATAACAGCTGTTTCTGGTACACCACATTCTTTTTATAATAATGATAAGCCAGAAAAAAACTTCCATAGATAAATCCGTCTATCAGATCAGAAAAGATGGAAAAAATAAGTGTTTCCCTGTTAAAGTTTCTCTCAACAGTTCCAAATACCAGTGCAATCAGAAAACCTACCATTTTCATCACCAAAAGGTAAACGAGGAGTGAGGAACTGAATATCTTAAGAATTTCTTTTATCTTGAAAGTAGATGACCTCTGCCAGTTTTTAATAAAGAAATCAATCACAAAAAACAGGATACAAGCACTCACAAAGTTAGCGACAGCCGCTTCAGGTGTAAAAATATATTGATTCAGCGTTCCTCTGATAGCAATCCGTACATGAATAGACTGTACATAGGCAAACAAAAGAACAAACAGCAGAAAGTATCTGTTTTGATGAATTTGTTTTGAAATGTTTTTCATACAGCTATCAGTTATCTTTCACAAAAATAGCCCTATATTTTTTACAGGGCTGATTCTTACTCATTATTTTTTCTTTTCCGGAAATGAAGCGGTAATATTTCCTTTATCATCCATAAAATCCAGCTTGGCTTCATTATTTTTATCTACACAGAATCTGGCACGCGGCAATCCTTTGTTATCAAATAAAAACAGTCCATTATTTTCATCTTTCGTCTTTCCCAACATCATACGAGGCGCTCCTCCAATGAGTTCCTGACTCTCATATTCTTTATATTTTTTCTGAAAAGCTTCAGGATTATTTTCCAGCTTATCCAGCTCTTGCATAATTTCGCCTGTTCTAATTTGAGATTCCTTTGAAGGGCGATCATTGAAATAAAGCCCGCTGGATACTACTCTTTTATCACCTTTCTTATAATCCTGTGTCAACAATTGCATCACCTGATCTCCATCATATTGATCATAAGTGAGAGATAATCCTGAGCTGTGCCCGTTTTTATTTTTCTGTCCATCATAAATAAAACCACCACATTCAATTCCTTCTTCATTGAAGAAAAGCATTCCGGAACGCTTCTTCCTTGTTGTATTGGGAGCACTTCCATTTACTTTTTCTTCTCCTGTTGGAAATCGGTCTACATTGGTAATAATCATTTTTACAGTTCCGTCTTTTTCCACCACGTTGATTCTTTCCACATCAATTTCTGCAAATTTCTGATGCCCATCTGCTTTGAAAGCTGAAGCGGTTAAGAAAATGATTCCAATGGCTGCTGTAAAAGCAAATGTTCTTAAAAAAATTAATTCTCGGTTCATGATAGTATATTGCTATTGTTTTTGTTTTAATAAATCAAAGCTATTGCAACCACACAGCTTACACAATGAAAAAACAATGAACCAATGAAATAAAGAAATGAATAAAGGAATTTAGGGAATAAATAAAAAGCTCCGACTTATTTTCATACATCGGAGCTTTGTTTTATTGTTAGAATGGTTTACAGATTAACGTTATCTAAAAGATTTTTCAGTTCTTCAAGGGAGATATTATCCCCGGAAGCCACTACTCCATATCTGTTTCCTTCCAAATATTGAATACTTGTCATTTTATCATTTTCATACATACTGTGGTCAAAGTAAACGAACCAGCCTTTATAATTTTTAATGTTGGTTTTATCACCTGGCTCTTCAATTGATTTGAGTTCAAGATAACTTAAAAGACTTCCTTTAACCTGCTCTGCTCCGGCTCCGGCACCATCTGTTACCATTAAATAAACACTTTGAGATCCTTTTGCATAATTTGCCGTAGCATAAGAACCCGTTTCTTTGTCTTCAAAAGCAGTAACTTCAGTAAGCTTAAATCCGTTAATTTCTTTTTTAAATTTACTTTTAAAATCATTTGAACTGATAGGTTTCAGTTTCTTCAGATCTTTAGCCAGTTTCTCAACTTTTATAGAATCAGAATCATTCTGTATCATTTCTATCTCTTTTTCCAATGGCTGACTGGCAAAAACAAGATTAGATCCTAAAGTACATGTGAGTGCAACACTTAAAATACCTGCTCCCAGATAAGATAATTTCATAAATAATTAATTTTTTTTAGTCCCACAGGCATTGCAAAAAATACACCAAATGAAAACTCTTAGATCAAATTCTATTTCTTATGTTTTTTCTCTCAAAATACAGAATCATTTCCTCTCAAAACCGGATAAACAGGAGCAAATAAAGAATTAGCAGAATCATTTTATAGGAATTAACAAAAATAACTATTCTGATTTTTAGTTGATTATTAAGTTTTGTTAAAATTTGTATGAAAAAAGTTTTGTGGGAATTAAAAATCGTCCTATATTTGCACCACTGAAAACAACGATACAATCGGAGTTGAAGGAGAGTTGGCAGAGTGGTCGATTGCGGCAGTCTTGAAAACTGTTGACTGTAACAGGTCCGGGGGTTCGAATCCCTCACTCTCCGCAAGATGTGAAAACGAAAGTTTTCAAAAAGCATCAAAAAATAGATAAATCCTGCAAAATCAATGATTTGCAGGATTTTTTTGTTATAGCAAATGCTGTAATTTCCAAAAATACTCCAAAAGTTTGTGGCAATTATGTGGCAATTTTTAAATACATGACAAATTGCCACAAAAATAGAATACAAAACACCATAAAAACACTTTTAATTAATTTATAATGAACGTGTTGCAAATCTAAACATCTTAATTTGAATGACTTTTAGCTTGACATTTAACCCTTAAAAATGTTGAATTATGTTAGTCGAACAAAGCTATGGGCTCACCTTCTTTTTAAAGAGCTCGAAAAATGAAAAGATTCGCCACATTTATGTGCGGATAACAGTCGATGGTATTCCAAAAGAAACCTCTACCAAAAGAAAATGGTATCCCGACAGGTGGGATCAAAAGGAAGGCAAAGCTATTGGGACGAAAGAAGATGCCAAAACACTCAATACTTTCCTGGAATCATAGTAGGCCATTAAAAAAGTGTTGGATTGTGTTTTTATAATAGGCTTATTGTTAGCTGTGCAGTAAAGGAGATTCCCTTTAAACATAAAAAATAAAAACAAATGGCGCTTACGGGGAATGTTGAAAGGAATATAAGCAGGTTTTGATACTTTAAGATGCGCTAGGTCAATAAAAAATGGCTTATTGATTACCCTCTGGCTAGAAAGATGCACATTTTCTGATACGTAGTTTTTCTTTTCATCGGCAAATGACAATTCATATTTACACCAGTCAGGTAGGTGGCTAGGCCCTTTTAATGGGCCGCTTATACTTAATTCCAAGGTATATGGCGCTTCCATCAGATCTAGTTAATTGTGATTTGCTTGTATTCATTATGTTAAAATTAAAACAAATAATTTGAATGTCAGTAATTAAGCTTAATTAATTCTCTGAATGGTGTAAAATTTATTTTGCTTTACAGATCTTTTTTACTAGTTAGCCTAATAACTAAGGTTACTTAATCTACGTGAATTTTGCAATAATAATATCATGACAAATTTATTTTATCATTATTTTACAAGTATTATGCATAATAATTATGACATTGATAAATATTGGAATAAAATAATGAATTGACTTGTTTGTTTTTTTTTATAGATTAGCTGTCGAAAAACAATAACCTGTGACTAATATTCGTAATTACTCCTCAAGATCTGCATTAAGCATTATTATTAAGATTTATTCCCTGATTTTTCTTATACAATCCTAAAATTTAAAATATATAATACGACGAGATCTGTCGCTCAACCTATTTATTTTTGTTGCCTCTTCAAAAAGTAAACAACTTAATGCGTTGATATTATCAACCGATAAACTAACTATGAAAAAACATTTACTCTGGGTATCATTTCTCAGTATGACCCTTCAATTGCAGGGACAGGAAGTCCTTTGGCAAAAAGACATCAAATCCTCCACTCAGGATTTTCTTAATCAGGTTACCACAACGATAGACGGACAGTATTTGATTTCCGGAAGTTCAATACAGTCGTCTAGGATAGCTGAACAAGGTAAATCAAATAATGGATATGACCTTCATCTGGTTAAATTGAACCAGCAGGGAGAACAACTATGGGAAAAATATTTCTCAGGAAATAAACATGATTACTTAGCTGCCACTGTTGCCACTCAGGAAGGAGGTTTTTTGGTTGCCGGGACTTCTTATTCACAAAAAGGTATTGATAAAAAAGATGATTCCAAAGGTGGATCTGACATCTGGCTTATCAGACTTAATGAATTTGGGGACGAACTATGGCAAAAAAGCTTGGGAAGTCCCTCTGATGAACAAGCTAGAGCCGTAATTCAATCTACAGATCTTGGATTTTTTGTTGCTGGAAATGTTCAGAATGCACCTAAGGGTTACGGATCTAAAGATGCATGGATTATAAGATTGGACAAAGACGGCAAAGAACTTTCTCAATTGATATTAGGAGGCAAAGGACTTGACGAAGTGGAGAAAATGATTCCTACCAGAGATGGTGGCGTTTTACTCGGCATCTATTCCAGAAGCACTGCTAACGGATCCAAGAAAACCGAAAATTATGGTGAGGGTGATTACTGGATTGTAAAATTGTCTAAGGACAATAAGATTGAGTGGGAAAAGAATTTCGGAGGAAAAGATGATGATCATATTAGAACCCTGGCTTTAACCCCAAATGGTTTTGTCATTGGTGGAGAATCCAGATCAGAACAATCTGGAAATAAGTCTGTTGACCTGGAAGAAGGAACTGATCTTTGGTTTATTTCCTTAAACGAACGAGGTGAAGAGCAATGGCAAAAGTCTTACAGTTTCAAAAACCGTGATGTTTTGATGGGAATGAATATCATTCATTCTTCTGATGACAAATCATCAAAAGGAATTTTATTAGGCGGATATACCCAGGCTGAAGGAAGAATTGAAACTGATGATGAGACTTTCTGGATGTTATACCTTGATGGTAATGGAAATGAGCAGTGGAGAAAACATGTCAAAGGAGAATCCAGAAAAAGAGAGGAAAGACTTTCAGATCTTAAATTAAATAAAGATGGCTCTATTATTCTTGCCGGAACAAGTGCTGAAGAATTAGGCAAAGAAAACTGGAAAATTGTCAAACTTGGAGATAAACAGGTCAAAGACCTTGTCGAGAAATATGATATCAAGATCTACCCTAATCCAGTATCTGACTATGCCTATGTGGAAATCGGCTTTGAATTTAAAGAAGCTGATATTTTTTTATATGATATGAGTGGAAGGCAGCTTCAGAATCTAAAAACAAAAAATCCTGTTACTAAAATTAATACACAAACTCTTGTACAAGGTGCTTATCTGGTGACCATAAAAACTGACAATAATAAAACAGCAAATGCAAAGCTGATAAAAAAATAGACAAAGATTAGAAATGAAAAATATATTATTGATTACAGTATTGCTTATACATTCTGTAATCTTTTCACAAAGTTATTTAATACCCTACATTCCAAAGGTACAATCTCCCAATGCATATAACTTAGGAATGTATGGTAACTATCCCATTGATCCTTCAACTGGAGTGCCGAGAATAGATATCCCATTGTACACCATCAAAAGTGGAAAATTGTCCTTTCCCATTTCAATATCCTATCATGCTAGCGGTATAAAAGTAAATCAGGAATCATCGACAGTGGGGTTAGGATGGGTTTTAAATGCAGGAGGAATGATACAACGAAACCTAAGAGATGTTCCTGATGACAAACCAGGTAATGGATTTTTAGCAGTAGGTAATAATATCCCTGTTTACAATGATATTGACCAACCTCTAATTTCAGGAGCAGGAATAATTGGAAATAATCCAACGATTAAGAGCTA
This Chryseobacterium sp. G0162 DNA region includes the following protein-coding sequences:
- a CDS encoding response regulator transcription factor — its product is MPIENREIIFLLADDHSIVRQGMEIVISDIAPNAKVYHTSSLQQAVELIETKEIEMAIIDAHFPEGNSLHILPQMKSANPDLKILIFTGLEEDLYALKFIKAGANGYLSKLSEEEEVRDAVSQFIQKGEYFSDLTRNLLVQFIYDPNVISPLSSLTKRELQIAELYAEGYGNLEIANNLNIKQNTVSTIKKNIFEKLKIENIVELIDLIKIHHKI
- a CDS encoding sensor histidine kinase; amino-acid sequence: MQFIKTQLEESRALGGLTDNSRKDFIDAQKHLQRYMVSQDNKDLQLYFESLRKLKKNFDKIGEYENTSPRLKKTLAQKKMDTLKVTKLKSLIDSVYETSLKPPTKIEDKQYEPAKYKNDFENLNVQTHTYADTIKKKGFMGRLKDAITGKVNIQKESTVITLTNNKTIDISNVKTEMDKALKSMDKHYAAEVKKAQQYAIKNQHENIQFYSNFSKLLVYSNSLIDVYENAIKDFKSELEKEYTKQSSDNNKIRRYLVLGLMVLMFIVSILIMYFTRVAFIYERKLDAANKEIKNNLNFKNRILGMLSHDLRSPLKIINIFIDKIYRSTSDETIKDYLKSIKFTNSTLLLQSNQILEYTKNQDAEKKLIKSVFNLKEEIGSIVKVISPYLETRNNKFAVTDRIPEGVVVFSDNIRINQIFMNILGNANKYTENGKVDLVMTTEPLGNDKITLITTVGDTGVGISESDLKKIFDPYYQGTVSDEVDNLGVGLGLNLVKEIVELFDGEISVSSKLHKGTQVTFRINLNINNK
- a CDS encoding LytR/AlgR family response regulator transcription factor — protein: MIKVVIIEDEIPARNKLKRFISELELPVELVAEIDTVEAAVEVLKNSAMDLIFSDIELLDGNAFEIYDQISITCPIIFITAYDQFWMNAFESNGIEYLLKPFTQDRFKKAWDKFLMFKKSDFKENEVLTKLQQLLSNNQLEKESKKRFTVNSHGGIYFLNTKDIVFFEADEGIIFAVDIFGKKHLLNESTLKDIEALLNPSEFFRINRSQLVHKQHVERVERYNKNTLAIQMKGFQNHLITSQGNSAAFRKWAEE
- a CDS encoding sensor histidine kinase; translated protein: MKNISKQIHQNRYFLLFVLLFAYVQSIHVRIAIRGTLNQYIFTPEAAVANFVSACILFFVIDFFIKNWQRSSTFKIKEILKIFSSSLLVYLLVMKMVGFLIALVFGTVERNFNRETLIFSIFSDLIDGFIYGSFFLAYHYYKKNVVYQKQLLLYEHALSENKINQLKTQLNPHFLFNNLNILDQLIEEDKHKASDFLNEFAEIYRYVLEASDKKLVSIKEELAFVEKYFNLIWYKYENAYALQIDHENIAGNIVPLSLQILLENAVKHNLGSQSNPVLITISVRNGITVTNNIIPKRSVKRISGRALNNLKEQYLVLTDQKLEIVKTETEFTAIIPIIPE
- a CDS encoding Arm DNA-binding domain-containing protein, whose translation is MLVEQSYGLTFFLKSSKNEKIRHIYVRITVDGIPKETSTKRKWYPDRWDQKEGKAIGTKEDAKTLNTFLES
- a CDS encoding T9SS type A sorting domain-containing protein; the encoded protein is MKKHLLWVSFLSMTLQLQGQEVLWQKDIKSSTQDFLNQVTTTIDGQYLISGSSIQSSRIAEQGKSNNGYDLHLVKLNQQGEQLWEKYFSGNKHDYLAATVATQEGGFLVAGTSYSQKGIDKKDDSKGGSDIWLIRLNEFGDELWQKSLGSPSDEQARAVIQSTDLGFFVAGNVQNAPKGYGSKDAWIIRLDKDGKELSQLILGGKGLDEVEKMIPTRDGGVLLGIYSRSTANGSKKTENYGEGDYWIVKLSKDNKIEWEKNFGGKDDDHIRTLALTPNGFVIGGESRSEQSGNKSVDLEEGTDLWFISLNERGEEQWQKSYSFKNRDVLMGMNIIHSSDDKSSKGILLGGYTQAEGRIETDDETFWMLYLDGNGNEQWRKHVKGESRKREERLSDLKLNKDGSIILAGTSAEELGKENWKIVKLGDKQVKDLVEKYDIKIYPNPVSDYAYVEIGFEFKEADIFLYDMSGRQLQNLKTKNPVTKINTQTLVQGAYLVTIKTDNNKTANAKLIKK